The following proteins are co-located in the Pyxidicoccus trucidator genome:
- a CDS encoding HAMP domain-containing histidine kinase produces the protein MGRRIEDSLDARVEKVLAAVAERALRCGTRAGLDALVREALRLTGASGAALYDGRTCVARAGHAAPARACAPTARRQALVVWPERTGASEQELLARLASFGGSLMAAHAREVDAGARQARLLEAKQRLERAVAQQERRRSRASHDLRTPLMVMKGYVDMMVKGTAGPLTPAMQRYLDRMQRVANDQGALIERRLAKGVDEGVDDLRPLLRTAFIPATRGGRTADVALTLPGRPVAVKGPRADVDLLVRTLARTVAASGAAVAVRVESAEEPGMWRLRVDSRGGRALPEKTAAVLRHLAQRLRGGLALPTEDGGELVVHLPADDTVPASLDA, from the coding sequence ATGGGGCGGCGCATCGAGGACAGCCTCGATGCAAGGGTGGAGAAGGTGCTCGCGGCGGTGGCCGAGCGGGCGCTGCGGTGTGGCACGCGCGCGGGGCTGGACGCCCTGGTGCGCGAGGCACTGCGGCTGACCGGTGCTTCCGGGGCAGCTCTCTATGATGGGCGTACGTGCGTGGCCAGGGCGGGACATGCCGCCCCGGCACGCGCATGTGCCCCGACGGCGCGGAGGCAGGCGCTGGTGGTGTGGCCGGAGCGGACGGGGGCTTCTGAACAGGAGCTGCTCGCCCGGCTGGCGTCCTTTGGAGGCTCATTGATGGCGGCGCATGCGCGCGAAGTGGACGCGGGGGCGCGGCAGGCGCGCCTGCTGGAAGCGAAGCAGCGGTTGGAGCGGGCGGTGGCCCAACAGGAGCGGCGGCGCTCGCGGGCGTCGCATGACCTGCGCACGCCGCTGATGGTCATGAAGGGCTACGTGGACATGATGGTGAAGGGCACCGCGGGCCCGCTGACTCCGGCCATGCAGCGGTACCTGGACCGGATGCAGCGGGTGGCGAACGACCAGGGCGCCCTCATCGAGCGCCGCCTGGCGAAGGGGGTGGACGAGGGCGTGGACGACCTGCGTCCCCTCCTCCGGACCGCCTTCATTCCGGCCACGCGCGGGGGCCGCACGGCGGACGTGGCCCTGACGCTGCCGGGCCGGCCCGTGGCGGTGAAGGGGCCCCGGGCCGACGTGGACCTGCTGGTGCGCACGCTGGCGCGCACCGTGGCGGCGTCCGGCGCGGCGGTGGCCGTGCGCGTGGAGTCAGCCGAGGAGCCAGGCATGTGGCGGCTGCGCGTGGACTCGCGCGGCGGGCGGGCCCTGCCGGAGAAGACGGCGGCGGTGCTGCGGCACCTCGCGCAGCGGCTGCGTGGCGGGCTGGCGCTGCCCACGGAGGACGGAGGCGAGCTGGTGGTGCACCTGCCCGCCGATGACACCGTGCCCGCGTCGCTCGACGCGTAG
- a CDS encoding hybrid sensor histidine kinase/response regulator, with protein MDAQLLRSIWPVFSAETREQIQAIGSKVLGLEGPAQEREPDLLPSLKRLVHSLKGSAASLGLDDIEQVVHAIEDGLAHFKPEERLARTVVESMLRGLSSIETAMSRGDAGQSPVVDGLGPLLAALGREGAVATPAGGPMVKGLDSLDLLEAALGALCSPDVPDRAAVVRTAVERARVLKGLAEASGAETVASLAEAAALGFTRMEPGGDAAGMAASDVAGTLVDLRAALEASGGAGVVERAVEALRSVPAPSAAEGSGTHASAGASQESRGAADRSVRVSVKTLESLALQVELLVAGRAQQARRGESHRLLMDGMHEVLLHLERASSQLVLSGGGPALEPLRSGVSLMRGLQKRLLELSRETHRDGEQLSLIAQVARDDLRDLRMVPASQVLEPLRRTVREVSARLNKDVTLDLVGGDVRLDRRILDALKDPLLHLVRNAIDHGLESAVERRAVGKPEAGRLSVRVEPRGTRIAVVVEDDGAGLSPERVRATAVRRGLLTAEAAEKLTDAQAARLVFQPGFSTREQVTATSGRGVGLDVVQATAQRLQGSVDVGFTAGRGTRFTVDLPLTLAAALGLLVRTGTTVSAIPSDCVNRVLRLTPDEVGTVAGRVVARVDGEQLTFLPLAESIGLPRLPMAMDAGKLQTAALLTVGDDKVLFAIDEVVGQQEIVVRSLGRHVQGVRHLAGAAVLDDGRVVPVLNATELVRAARPETRSASTQGTRPRILVCDDALTTRFAMKSLLEIAGYPVVTAADGEEAWSVLERSPCHLVVSDWQMPRLDGVGLTRRIKAHPGMNRTPVILVTSLDSPEDRAAGLEAGADGYLVKREVERGKLLELVRQLLPAS; from the coding sequence ATGGACGCACAGCTCTTGCGCAGCATCTGGCCGGTGTTCTCCGCGGAGACGCGCGAGCAGATCCAGGCCATCGGGTCGAAGGTGCTGGGGCTCGAGGGCCCCGCGCAGGAGCGTGAGCCGGACCTGCTGCCGTCCCTCAAGCGCCTGGTGCACAGCCTCAAGGGCTCGGCGGCCAGCCTGGGGCTGGACGACATCGAGCAGGTGGTCCACGCCATCGAGGACGGGCTGGCCCACTTCAAGCCGGAGGAGCGGCTGGCTCGCACGGTGGTGGAGTCCATGCTGCGCGGGCTGTCCTCCATCGAGACGGCCATGAGCCGTGGCGACGCGGGCCAGTCCCCCGTCGTCGATGGGCTGGGGCCGCTGCTGGCGGCGCTGGGTCGCGAGGGCGCGGTGGCCACCCCGGCCGGCGGGCCCATGGTGAAGGGCCTGGACTCGCTGGACTTGCTGGAGGCGGCGCTGGGCGCGCTGTGCTCGCCAGACGTGCCGGACCGCGCGGCGGTGGTGCGCACGGCGGTGGAGCGGGCCCGCGTGCTGAAGGGCCTGGCCGAGGCCTCCGGGGCGGAGACGGTGGCCTCGTTGGCGGAGGCCGCGGCGCTGGGCTTCACGCGCATGGAGCCGGGCGGCGACGCCGCGGGCATGGCCGCCTCGGACGTGGCGGGCACGCTGGTGGACCTGCGCGCCGCGCTGGAGGCGTCGGGCGGGGCGGGCGTGGTGGAGCGCGCGGTGGAGGCGCTGCGCTCGGTGCCGGCGCCCTCGGCGGCGGAGGGCTCGGGGACGCATGCGTCGGCCGGGGCCTCGCAGGAGTCGCGGGGCGCGGCGGACCGCTCGGTGCGCGTGTCGGTGAAGACGCTGGAGTCACTGGCCCTGCAGGTGGAGTTGCTGGTGGCCGGCCGGGCACAACAGGCCCGCCGGGGCGAGTCGCACCGGTTGCTGATGGATGGGATGCACGAGGTGCTGTTGCACCTGGAGCGCGCGTCGTCGCAGCTCGTCCTGTCCGGCGGTGGGCCGGCGCTGGAGCCGCTGCGCTCGGGCGTGTCGCTGATGCGCGGCCTGCAGAAGCGGCTGCTGGAGCTGTCGAGGGAGACGCACCGCGACGGCGAGCAGCTCTCGCTGATTGCGCAGGTGGCGCGCGACGACCTGCGCGACTTGCGCATGGTGCCGGCCTCGCAGGTGTTGGAGCCGCTGCGGCGCACGGTGCGCGAGGTGTCCGCGCGGCTGAACAAGGACGTCACGCTGGACCTGGTGGGCGGGGACGTGCGGTTGGACCGGCGCATCCTCGACGCGCTGAAGGACCCGCTGCTGCACCTGGTGCGCAACGCCATCGACCACGGGCTCGAGTCCGCGGTGGAGCGGCGCGCGGTGGGCAAGCCCGAGGCGGGGCGGCTGTCGGTGCGGGTGGAGCCCCGGGGCACGCGCATCGCCGTGGTGGTGGAGGACGACGGCGCGGGGCTCTCCCCGGAGCGGGTGAGGGCCACGGCCGTGCGCCGGGGCCTGCTGACGGCGGAGGCGGCGGAGAAGCTGACGGACGCGCAGGCGGCGCGGCTGGTGTTCCAGCCCGGCTTCTCCACGCGCGAGCAGGTGACGGCCACCTCCGGGCGCGGCGTGGGCCTGGACGTGGTGCAGGCCACCGCGCAGCGCCTGCAGGGCTCGGTGGACGTGGGCTTCACGGCGGGCCGGGGCACGCGCTTCACGGTGGACCTGCCGCTGACGCTGGCCGCGGCGCTGGGGCTGCTGGTGCGCACCGGCACGACGGTGTCCGCCATTCCCTCCGACTGCGTGAATCGCGTGCTGCGGCTGACGCCGGACGAGGTGGGCACGGTGGCGGGCCGCGTGGTGGCGCGGGTGGACGGCGAGCAGCTGACGTTCCTGCCGCTCGCGGAGTCCATCGGCCTGCCGCGCCTGCCCATGGCGATGGACGCGGGGAAGCTCCAGACGGCGGCGCTGCTGACGGTGGGCGACGACAAGGTGCTGTTCGCCATCGACGAGGTGGTGGGGCAGCAGGAGATTGTCGTCCGCTCCCTGGGGCGGCACGTGCAGGGCGTGCGGCACCTGGCGGGCGCGGCGGTGCTGGACGACGGCCGCGTGGTGCCGGTGCTCAACGCCACCGAGCTGGTGCGGGCGGCCCGGCCGGAGACGCGCTCCGCGTCGACGCAGGGCACGCGGCCCCGCATCCTGGTGTGCGACGACGCGCTCACCACGCGCTTCGCCATGAAGTCGCTGCTGGAGATTGCCGGCTACCCGGTGGTGACGGCGGCGGATGGCGAGGAGGCGTGGAGCGTGCTGGAGCGCTCGCCCTGCCATCTGGTGGTGAGCGACTGGCAGATGCCCCGGTTGGACGGCGTCGGGCTGACCCGGCGCATCAAGGCCCACCCCGGGATGAACCGCACGCCCGTCATCCTCGTCACCTCGCTCGACAGCCCGGAGGACCGGGCCGCGGGCCTGGAGGCGGGCGCGGACGGCTACCTCGTCAAGCGCGAGGTGGAGCGCGGCAAGCTGCTGGAGCTGGTGCGCCAGCTGCTGCCCGCGTCCTGA
- a CDS encoding chemotaxis protein CheW, which produces MSGDDSKKVEIDYTGLRRQLDDANALLKGTQTVSAEKRREVLGARARALAESRHEERQEVLSVLVFQVGGERYAVRIEHVDHVLEARGLAALPGAPRHVMGAVVSRSRVVPVLDLRQLLGLEGGGMSDLGKVVVVEVGEESFGLAAEGVEGRKELPRSELSQPPPGPFLFLTPDRLTVLDLELLGGPSVARQEQE; this is translated from the coding sequence ATGTCCGGCGACGACTCGAAGAAGGTGGAGATCGACTACACCGGCCTGCGGCGGCAGCTCGACGACGCGAATGCCCTGCTGAAGGGCACTCAGACGGTGAGCGCCGAGAAGCGGCGAGAGGTGCTGGGCGCGCGCGCCCGGGCGCTGGCCGAGTCCCGCCATGAGGAGCGCCAGGAGGTCCTGTCGGTGCTGGTCTTCCAGGTGGGCGGCGAGCGCTACGCGGTGCGAATCGAGCACGTGGACCATGTGCTGGAGGCGCGCGGCCTCGCCGCGCTGCCGGGGGCGCCGAGGCACGTCATGGGCGCGGTGGTGAGCCGCTCGCGCGTGGTGCCGGTGCTGGACCTGCGCCAGCTGCTGGGGCTGGAGGGCGGCGGCATGTCGGACCTGGGGAAGGTCGTGGTGGTGGAGGTGGGTGAGGAGAGCTTCGGGTTGGCGGCGGAGGGCGTGGAGGGCCGCAAGGAGCTGCCGAGGTCGGAGCTGTCGCAGCCGCCGCCGGGGCCCTTCCTGTTCCTCACGCCGGACCGGTTGACGGTGCTGGACCTGGAGCTGCTCGGGGGACCCTCCGTCGCGCGCCAGGAGCAGGAATAG
- a CDS encoding response regulator, translated as MKVLIVEDTKTITNLLQVYLMGWGLEFFDAPNGVLGLNKARDLKPDLIISDVQMPEMDGFALCAAVRADPGLHNTPFMMLTSLKDDASRQKGKLVGASAFLNKPVSVDDLRSKVRDILKLPATRY; from the coding sequence ATGAAGGTGCTGATCGTCGAGGACACGAAGACCATCACCAACCTCCTCCAGGTGTATCTGATGGGCTGGGGGCTGGAGTTCTTCGATGCGCCCAACGGGGTCCTCGGGCTCAACAAGGCCCGGGACCTCAAGCCGGACCTCATCATCTCCGACGTGCAGATGCCGGAGATGGACGGGTTCGCGCTCTGCGCGGCGGTGCGGGCGGACCCGGGCCTGCACAACACGCCCTTCATGATGCTCACGTCCCTGAAGGACGACGCCAGCCGGCAGAAGGGCAAGCTGGTGGGTGCCAGCGCGTTCCTCAACAAGCCGGTGTCCGTGGATGACCTGCGCTCGAAGGTGCGCGACATCCTGAAGCTGCCCGCCACCCGGTACTGA
- a CDS encoding methyl-accepting chemotaxis protein — protein sequence MDVKGTKLTLPMQAAVAKLSLRTKILAVTGVTGALVAGILILAFWLQMGAAQREDLSRRSRSVSVELAKTLTPMLAAKGDPGKLQATAHGVLRHVPDVAYVLVRDANGDLLGEVASERFAGEDQVAPQSDDVVDRRLSVRGLGVVETTTPLFAPVATPGATPQRVGTVQVALHEEALADALSGTTRFTMVVGVLILAACLLASWMMSGFLIVPLERLARAAAGIASGDLRQQIDTQGRDEIGDVARSFAAMADALTHLLQDLRGAAAEMEREANGVLSTSTQQSAMAHQQASAINETSTTMAEIAQTSKQATAYADSVISQTQKSESLSTEGQKVVAESVSGMEKLGEQVKAIALSITDLSERTLQIGDIISTVKDVAEQSNLLALNASIEAAKAGEHGRGFAVVATEMRTLAEQSRIAAEQVRGLLNEVQKGTRAAVNATEEGSRRAQAAMELARGAGSTILGLSEVIRESSGAARQIAGNTRQQTIGVEQIAMAMGELTSAMGDSVEQTRRIEQVAGNLSNLSKRFSDLVGRYQL from the coding sequence GTGGACGTCAAGGGGACGAAGCTGACACTGCCGATGCAGGCCGCGGTGGCGAAGCTCAGCCTGAGGACCAAGATCCTCGCCGTCACCGGTGTGACGGGTGCGCTGGTGGCCGGCATCCTCATCCTGGCCTTCTGGCTGCAGATGGGCGCCGCGCAGCGCGAGGACCTGTCCCGGCGCTCCCGCTCGGTGAGCGTCGAGTTGGCGAAGACGCTGACCCCCATGCTGGCCGCGAAGGGCGACCCGGGGAAGCTCCAGGCGACGGCGCACGGCGTGCTGCGCCACGTGCCGGACGTGGCCTACGTGCTGGTGCGCGACGCCAATGGCGACCTGCTGGGCGAGGTCGCCTCCGAGCGCTTCGCGGGCGAGGACCAGGTGGCGCCCCAGAGCGACGACGTCGTGGACCGCCGGCTGAGCGTCCGCGGCCTGGGCGTGGTGGAGACCACGACGCCCCTCTTCGCGCCTGTCGCCACCCCGGGGGCCACGCCCCAGCGGGTGGGCACCGTGCAGGTGGCGCTCCACGAGGAGGCCCTGGCCGATGCGCTGAGCGGCACCACCCGCTTCACCATGGTGGTGGGCGTGCTCATCCTCGCGGCCTGCCTGCTGGCGTCCTGGATGATGTCCGGGTTTCTCATCGTCCCGCTGGAGCGACTGGCGCGCGCGGCGGCGGGCATCGCCAGCGGGGACCTGCGCCAGCAGATCGACACCCAGGGGCGGGACGAGATTGGCGACGTGGCCCGCAGCTTCGCCGCCATGGCGGACGCGCTGACGCACCTCCTGCAGGACCTGCGCGGCGCGGCGGCGGAGATGGAGCGCGAGGCGAACGGCGTGCTGTCCACCTCCACGCAGCAGTCGGCCATGGCGCACCAGCAGGCCTCCGCCATCAATGAAACGAGCACCACGATGGCGGAGATTGCCCAGACGTCCAAGCAGGCCACGGCCTACGCGGACTCGGTCATCTCCCAGACGCAGAAGTCGGAGTCGCTGAGCACGGAAGGCCAGAAGGTGGTGGCCGAGAGCGTCTCCGGCATGGAGAAGCTGGGCGAGCAGGTGAAGGCCATCGCCCTGTCGATTACCGACCTGAGCGAGCGCACCCTGCAGATTGGCGACATCATCAGCACGGTGAAGGACGTGGCCGAGCAGTCGAACCTGCTGGCGCTCAATGCCTCCATCGAGGCGGCCAAGGCGGGCGAGCACGGCCGGGGCTTCGCGGTGGTGGCCACGGAGATGCGCACGCTGGCGGAGCAGTCGCGCATCGCCGCGGAGCAGGTGCGCGGCCTGCTCAACGAAGTGCAGAAGGGCACCCGGGCGGCGGTCAACGCCACCGAGGAGGGCAGCCGTCGGGCACAGGCGGCCATGGAGCTGGCGCGCGGCGCGGGCTCCACCATCCTCGGCCTGTCGGAGGTCATCCGCGAGTCCTCGGGCGCGGCGCGGCAGATTGCCGGCAACACCCGCCAGCAGACCATCGGCGTGGAGCAGATTGCCATGGCGATGGGCGAGCTGACCTCCGCCATGGGCGACTCGGTGGAGCAGACACGGCGCATCGAGCAGGTGGCCGGCAACCTCTCGAATCTTTCCAAGCGGTTCTCGGATTTGGTGGGTAGGTACCAGCTATGA
- a CDS encoding CheR family methyltransferase, with protein MSEAVLDDATLIRVEEVLRAACGLTLARSLRRSLETALARASAACRLDPEAFLRRLLLRESSAVESFIEHAVIGETYFFRHPEHLRTLARQAGAHPGPFFHVWSAGCATGEEPYSIAMALLAAGIPEGRFRVLATDVSGRALQRAREGAYGAWSLRRIEPELEKRFLMARGEQLSVVPQVRRSVDFRRHNLAVDEPPVSGLGAIFCRNVLIYFPPELVRDVLARFVAALAPGGLLFVSPAEVPLTNGLGLETVDAEGSVALRVPTSGSTRPAAAAPVARSERPRPLPSPPRRSAPLPPLVAEPVPSPVARVEAPAAPEPLRLALDAARAGRFEEAEALAREAAKGLVPEAYLLLAMVAEGRGDLNGAVEAVRKALYLEPQLALGHATLVALYGRMDRREDSERARQNALRALEGLDDEQPLRGVETMTAGGLRQALLPRTQAGWQGAR; from the coding sequence GTGAGCGAGGCGGTGCTCGACGATGCGACGCTCATCCGCGTCGAGGAGGTGCTCCGGGCGGCCTGTGGCCTGACGCTGGCGCGCAGCCTGCGGCGCTCGCTGGAGACGGCGCTGGCCCGGGCCTCCGCGGCGTGCCGGCTGGACCCGGAGGCCTTCCTGCGGCGGCTGCTGCTGCGCGAGTCCTCGGCGGTGGAGAGCTTCATCGAGCACGCCGTCATCGGCGAGACGTACTTCTTCCGCCACCCGGAGCACCTGCGCACGCTGGCGCGGCAGGCGGGGGCACACCCGGGGCCCTTCTTCCACGTCTGGAGCGCGGGCTGCGCCACCGGCGAGGAGCCCTACAGCATCGCCATGGCACTGCTGGCGGCGGGCATCCCCGAAGGGCGCTTCCGCGTGCTGGCCACGGACGTGTCGGGCCGGGCGCTGCAGCGTGCGCGCGAGGGCGCCTACGGTGCCTGGTCGCTGCGCCGCATCGAGCCGGAGCTGGAGAAGCGCTTCCTGATGGCGCGCGGCGAGCAGCTCTCCGTGGTGCCGCAGGTGCGGCGCTCGGTGGACTTCCGCCGCCACAACCTCGCGGTGGACGAGCCGCCCGTCTCGGGGCTGGGCGCCATCTTCTGCCGCAACGTCCTCATCTACTTCCCCCCGGAGCTGGTGCGCGACGTGCTGGCGCGCTTCGTCGCGGCGCTCGCTCCGGGCGGGCTGCTCTTCGTGTCGCCCGCCGAGGTGCCTCTCACCAACGGCCTGGGGCTGGAGACGGTGGACGCCGAGGGCAGCGTGGCGCTGCGCGTGCCGACTTCGGGCTCGACACGCCCCGCGGCCGCGGCCCCCGTGGCCCGCTCAGAGCGCCCCCGGCCTCTTCCGTCGCCTCCGCGCCGGAGCGCGCCCCTGCCGCCGCTGGTGGCGGAGCCCGTGCCGTCGCCCGTCGCTCGCGTCGAGGCCCCGGCCGCGCCCGAGCCGCTGCGGCTGGCGCTGGACGCGGCGCGCGCGGGCCGCTTCGAGGAAGCGGAAGCGCTGGCGCGCGAGGCGGCGAAGGGGCTGGTGCCGGAGGCGTACCTGCTGCTGGCCATGGTGGCCGAGGGGCGGGGAGACCTGAACGGGGCGGTGGAGGCGGTGCGCAAGGCGCTGTACCTGGAGCCGCAGTTGGCGCTCGGGCACGCGACGCTGGTGGCGCTCTACGGGCGGATGGACCGGCGCGAGGACTCGGAGCGGGCGAGGCAGAATGCCCTGCGCGCGCTGGAGGGGCTCGACGACGAGCAGCCGCTGCGCGGGGTGGAGACGATGACGGCGGGTGGCCTGCGGCAGGCCCTGTTGCCGAGGACGCAGGCCGGATGGCAGGGCGCGCGCTGA
- a CDS encoding chemotaxis protein CheW: MSDTPNNPVNAQVRRVSVQERLSELEAEQVQLRRELATLAGELRLPGLYLTLDAAGTSALLAADTVQEVVRLVELEPLSGAPPHIAGTFVYRGSPAVVVDLATLLGVRRVPDLDAHLVICKGARTVAVLVDRVRDLVETPVLVDGAPDGSEALPWDATGLMAGLCRTPEGVRPLLRTSAVLVGPEAS; the protein is encoded by the coding sequence ATGTCCGACACCCCCAACAATCCCGTGAATGCGCAGGTGCGCCGAGTCTCGGTGCAGGAGCGACTGAGCGAGCTCGAGGCCGAGCAGGTCCAGCTGCGTCGCGAGCTGGCCACCTTGGCGGGCGAGCTGCGCCTGCCCGGCCTGTACCTCACGCTGGACGCGGCGGGCACCAGCGCGCTGCTGGCTGCGGACACGGTGCAGGAGGTCGTCCGCCTGGTGGAGCTGGAGCCGCTGTCAGGCGCGCCGCCGCACATCGCGGGCACCTTCGTCTACCGGGGCAGCCCGGCGGTGGTGGTGGACCTGGCGACGCTGCTGGGCGTGCGCCGCGTGCCGGACCTGGACGCGCACCTGGTCATCTGCAAGGGCGCGCGCACGGTGGCGGTGCTGGTGGACCGGGTGAGGGACCTGGTCGAGACGCCGGTGCTGGTGGACGGCGCGCCCGACGGCTCGGAGGCGCTGCCCTGGGACGCCACGGGGCTGATGGCGGGCCTGTGCCGCACGCCGGAAGGAGTGCGCCCGCTGCTGCGCACCTCGGCGGTGCTGGTGGGGCCGGAGGCGTCGTGA